In a genomic window of Thermogemmata fonticola:
- a CDS encoding vWA domain-containing protein, with amino-acid sequence MQFAYPQAWWLLPVVVVAAWWWFRRRRAAVCYSDVRLFGGLSGRRARFSRWGGLLGRLVVGSLLVFACAGPRIPDERTRLPAEGIAIMMVLDISGSMNEPVRWWGDAPEISRLEAARRAFLLFVFGGTTPEGEEFPGRPSDAIGLVTFAAVPRTVCPLTFNHASVLRQQVERLEPKAGIDAGTNVGDALAEGLIRLQAAPHLRKVLILLSDGEHTHITEDNLRPRQAAQLAANLGIPVYALDPAGELPADSPPEMQRNRQIGRQTLQDIAAMTGGQYLPASDGTALREAFRQLDRLERAPATTYLYRRYFEYYPHAIATALVGLLLLRWLETTWWRTLP; translated from the coding sequence ATGCAGTTTGCTTATCCGCAAGCGTGGTGGTTGCTTCCCGTCGTAGTCGTGGCGGCGTGGTGGTGGTTCCGTCGGCGTCGTGCCGCGGTGTGTTACAGTGACGTGCGGCTGTTCGGAGGGTTGTCTGGCCGACGCGCCCGGTTCTCCCGGTGGGGGGGGTTATTGGGCCGACTCGTTGTGGGAAGTCTTCTGGTGTTCGCCTGTGCGGGGCCGCGCATTCCTGACGAGCGGACTCGGCTGCCTGCAGAAGGCATTGCCATCATGATGGTGTTGGACATCAGCGGCAGTATGAATGAACCTGTGCGTTGGTGGGGCGATGCGCCGGAGATCAGCCGCCTGGAGGCCGCCCGGCGGGCCTTCCTGCTCTTCGTTTTCGGGGGAACGACGCCGGAGGGAGAGGAGTTTCCCGGCCGTCCTTCGGATGCGATCGGACTGGTAACTTTCGCCGCTGTGCCGCGTACTGTCTGCCCGCTGACATTCAATCACGCCTCTGTCCTGCGGCAGCAAGTGGAACGTCTGGAACCGAAGGCGGGAATCGATGCCGGGACCAACGTCGGGGATGCACTGGCTGAGGGACTGATCCGACTGCAAGCGGCACCCCATCTGAGGAAGGTGCTGATTCTGCTCAGCGACGGCGAGCATACCCACATCACCGAGGACAATTTGCGTCCCCGGCAAGCAGCCCAATTGGCGGCGAACCTCGGCATCCCTGTGTATGCCCTCGACCCCGCAGGAGAGCTGCCCGCGGATAGCCCCCCCGAAATGCAACGCAACCGGCAGATTGGCCGACAAACATTGCAGGACATCGCTGCGATGACCGGCGGGCAATACCTGCCGGCCAGCGACGGGACGGCTCTGCGGGAAGCCTTCCGCCAACTCGACCGCCTCGAGCGAGCGCCGGCCACTACTTACCTGTATCGCCGATATTTCGAGTACTATCCCCACGCTATCGCCACTGCCCTCGTGGGACTATTGCTCCTGCGCTGGCTCGAAACGACCTGGTGGCGGACCCTACCTTGA
- a CDS encoding vWA domain-containing protein — MIPEWSEAIGAVRWARPEVVWLLLGLPLLFVWRWREQSRRQQRLGQVTLTPLAVQARNRWRRWLAAEAVLWGLLLLALAGPRWGRSEESAVAVGRDLILVLDLSRSMQAEDMADPQHRTRWQSARRAALDLLETVEHRGGHRLGIVLFAARPVLLAPLTTDYEFLRTLLLEVDGEYPPVEVRPGPSDMVSGTRIGRALAAAVQAHDRRYPGYQDILLLSDGDDPGEDEEWREGIAAARTAGVPVHTVGLGDPNSPATLVLGEDFVQTRLNESVLRTIAEETGGYYLPAQRQIPQVGDFFRQYLEPLPSRLAADENLPVLQERYRGFVLAALLLCCLFWLRSR; from the coding sequence ATGATCCCCGAATGGAGCGAAGCGATCGGAGCGGTGCGTTGGGCCAGACCCGAAGTAGTGTGGCTCTTGCTAGGTCTTCCACTCCTTTTCGTCTGGCGGTGGAGAGAACAGAGTCGCAGGCAGCAGCGGCTGGGGCAGGTCACGCTGACGCCTCTGGCAGTCCAGGCCCGGAATCGCTGGCGCAGGTGGCTGGCGGCGGAAGCCGTGCTCTGGGGCTTGCTCCTCCTAGCGCTGGCGGGACCGCGCTGGGGGCGCAGTGAAGAGAGTGCCGTGGCTGTGGGGCGGGACCTCATCCTCGTGCTCGACCTTAGCCGCAGTATGCAAGCGGAAGATATGGCCGACCCGCAGCATCGCACGCGCTGGCAATCGGCTCGCCGAGCAGCCCTTGATCTGCTGGAAACGGTTGAGCACCGGGGCGGTCATCGCCTCGGTATTGTTCTCTTTGCTGCCCGGCCCGTTCTTCTGGCGCCGTTGACCACCGACTACGAGTTCCTGCGCACCTTATTGCTCGAAGTGGATGGGGAGTATCCGCCGGTGGAAGTGCGTCCTGGTCCCAGCGACATGGTTTCCGGCACGCGTATTGGCCGAGCATTAGCCGCCGCCGTGCAAGCTCACGATCGGCGCTATCCAGGCTATCAGGACATCCTATTGCTCTCCGACGGAGATGATCCCGGTGAAGATGAGGAGTGGCGAGAGGGCATTGCCGCCGCCCGCACCGCCGGCGTTCCCGTACACACAGTGGGACTGGGCGATCCCAACTCGCCTGCCACGCTGGTACTCGGTGAAGACTTTGTGCAAACCCGACTGAATGAGTCAGTGTTGCGAACGATCGCCGAGGAGACCGGCGGTTACTACCTGCCGGCCCAGCGACAGATTCCTCAGGTAGGGGATTTCTTTCGCCAGTATTTGGAGCCGCTTCCTTCCCGGCTTGCCGCCGATGAAAACCTGCCGGTTCTGCAAGAGCGCTATCGCGGATTTGTCCTGGCGGCTTTGCTCCTCTGTTGCCTCTTCTGGCTTCGCTCACGCTAA
- a CDS encoding DUF4340 domain-containing protein: MNFRLTAALGIVGLVLVATLLLLTFFSPEDSPSSEGSLFPQLAGVKPEDIDTVEIERENQSPIIFRRTGPQRWIMEWEARDASGQKVPLKAAADALAVNDIVRELLRAKPIQHPELTSNPALHGLQPAGLTVTLRSGDTSARIDIGDVTSGGRAVAFVMIPDKKHPLAINRSVIDPLLSNTQKSGKAADLAKSEGDFRNKNIFPVESFRAEEESQKLELSLVNQQKSFVLEKTSGGWQFQLPKDWGMADVQGDPQSAPGTFTGVRPLLNALTSLRASSKSDFVELPTAEQLKQYGLQNDDPELIQVRLTTKDKETATVFIGKPDTPEPKGDKKEVPLPTGDEKRWVRVEGQPGIIRVGGANLKGLIPLIQNPDPLRDRNLLTVDRARIDGLDLSTGVILRRVGTPPEWKLFGPPTPMEPQAVNTTAVQRMLDLLGERRIIRSFPSPNDAHFAGPALQLEIKVWADAFTSTSDAKAEPKLKDNAKPIILKIGKKEGDAVYVRRILPDGSSADYLLPEKVKLAAAGDTLVDLVATLQKTRLDLLDPNLKTFGSDAVVKLTVSGSVQYELTRSEKPDSGTNKYRWTFAAPDNRKGQSADSETVEEMLRLLGTTQSVSRYINETPTEEQLKEYGLAPNPQLKVVVHLQSGEDKERTYEFGKATADPGYVFARQAGKAIVFTLPKLVMDRFLTSDLRDKSLLQFDATQVVSVQLKGWGKAGFLTELHFTKNKDGAWAAQTPPTPAGYMLDPSKLQAFLDLLSKTKVKAFLDGTSKPEYGLENDKEYLIITLKFTDGTERVLKLGAAADGGAALYAWTSLGGGQFLTLDASPFKPYKDSPGSLAR; the protein is encoded by the coding sequence ATGAACTTCCGACTGACCGCCGCGCTTGGCATCGTGGGATTGGTGCTCGTCGCCACTTTGTTGCTTCTGACCTTCTTCTCTCCAGAAGACTCCCCATCGTCTGAGGGAAGTTTGTTTCCCCAATTGGCCGGGGTAAAACCGGAAGACATCGATACGGTGGAAATCGAACGGGAAAATCAAAGTCCGATCATTTTTCGGCGGACGGGACCTCAACGTTGGATCATGGAATGGGAAGCCAGAGATGCTTCGGGTCAAAAGGTTCCTCTGAAAGCCGCCGCGGATGCCCTGGCGGTCAACGATATTGTCCGCGAGTTGCTCCGAGCTAAACCCATTCAGCACCCGGAACTGACCAGCAATCCCGCCTTGCATGGGTTGCAGCCCGCAGGACTGACCGTCACTTTGCGCAGCGGCGATACCTCAGCCCGCATCGACATTGGAGATGTCACAAGCGGGGGACGTGCCGTTGCTTTCGTGATGATTCCGGACAAGAAGCACCCTTTGGCAATCAATCGGAGCGTAATTGATCCTCTGCTATCCAACACTCAGAAGAGCGGAAAAGCGGCAGACTTGGCGAAAAGCGAGGGGGATTTCCGCAACAAGAACATCTTCCCGGTCGAATCATTCCGCGCCGAAGAGGAAAGCCAGAAACTCGAATTGTCCTTAGTCAATCAACAGAAGTCGTTTGTCCTCGAAAAGACAAGCGGGGGCTGGCAGTTCCAGCTTCCCAAGGACTGGGGAATGGCCGATGTGCAGGGCGATCCGCAGAGCGCACCAGGGACTTTCACCGGCGTCCGCCCGCTGCTCAACGCCTTAACCAGTTTGCGTGCCAGCTCCAAAAGTGATTTCGTCGAGCTGCCCACCGCCGAGCAACTCAAACAGTATGGCCTGCAAAACGATGATCCGGAGCTGATCCAGGTGCGACTCACGACCAAGGACAAGGAAACGGCAACTGTGTTTATCGGCAAGCCCGATACTCCAGAGCCAAAGGGGGATAAGAAAGAGGTCCCCCTGCCTACAGGTGATGAGAAGCGCTGGGTTCGCGTCGAAGGTCAACCCGGCATCATCCGAGTGGGTGGTGCCAACCTGAAGGGTCTGATTCCGTTGATTCAGAACCCTGACCCCTTGCGCGATCGCAATCTGCTTACTGTGGATCGTGCCCGGATCGATGGGTTGGATTTGTCCACAGGCGTGATACTGCGCCGGGTAGGAACGCCGCCGGAATGGAAATTATTCGGGCCGCCGACGCCGATGGAACCCCAAGCGGTCAACACCACCGCGGTGCAACGCATGCTTGATCTGCTGGGCGAGCGGCGCATTATTCGCTCCTTCCCTTCGCCCAATGACGCTCATTTTGCAGGGCCGGCTTTGCAGTTGGAAATCAAAGTTTGGGCCGATGCTTTTACCTCCACCTCGGATGCTAAGGCCGAACCCAAACTCAAAGACAATGCCAAACCGATTATTCTCAAAATCGGCAAAAAGGAAGGGGATGCCGTCTATGTCCGCCGCATCCTACCGGATGGCAGCAGTGCGGATTACCTCCTTCCCGAAAAGGTCAAGCTGGCTGCCGCCGGCGACACACTCGTGGACCTGGTGGCCACCCTCCAGAAAACCCGACTCGACCTGCTCGACCCCAATTTGAAGACCTTCGGGTCAGACGCCGTCGTCAAACTCACTGTCAGCGGCAGCGTGCAATATGAACTGACCCGCTCCGAAAAGCCCGACAGCGGAACCAATAAGTATCGCTGGACATTTGCTGCTCCGGATAATCGCAAGGGGCAATCTGCAGACTCCGAGACAGTCGAAGAGATGCTCCGCTTGCTCGGCACTACCCAATCCGTCTCCCGCTACATCAACGAGACGCCAACGGAAGAGCAACTTAAGGAATATGGCTTGGCACCGAATCCGCAGTTGAAGGTGGTCGTGCATCTTCAGAGCGGCGAGGATAAGGAGCGCACCTACGAATTCGGTAAAGCCACGGCCGATCCCGGTTATGTCTTTGCTCGCCAGGCGGGGAAGGCCATCGTTTTCACCCTCCCCAAACTAGTGATGGATCGCTTCCTGACCTCGGACCTGCGGGACAAATCCCTCTTGCAGTTTGATGCGACTCAGGTGGTGAGCGTCCAACTCAAAGGCTGGGGCAAGGCCGGTTTCCTTACCGAATTGCACTTCACAAAAAACAAAGACGGTGCTTGGGCCGCGCAAACACCGCCCACCCCCGCCGGATACATGCTCGATCCGTCGAAGTTGCAGGCCTTCCTAGATCTGCTTAGCAAAACGAAGGTCAAAGCCTTCCTGGATGGAACCAGCAAGCCGGAATATGGCTTGGAGAATGACAAGGAATATCTCATTATCACCCTCAAGTTCACCGATGGAACAGAACGCGTCCTGAAACTGGGCGCTGCCGCCGATGGGGGTGCCGCGCTCTATGCTTGGACCTCTCTGGGCGGCGGACAGTTCCTGACTCTCGACGCTTCGCCGTTTAAACCTTACAAGGATTCCCCCGGCTCTTTGGCCCGCTGA
- a CDS encoding thioredoxin family protein produces the protein MALTESTMAPLGMPAPDFRLPDTDGKMISLSDFAQAPALLVAFICNHCPYVKHIQKAFAELAKEYQAKGVAIVAINSNDPVAYPEDSPAKMKEEKERLGYTFPYLFDETQEVARAYRAACTPDFFVFDKERKLVYRGQMDDSRPGNGKPNDGRDLRAALDAVLAGHKPSVDQKPSIGCNIKWRNR, from the coding sequence ATGGCTCTGACCGAATCGACCATGGCCCCCCTCGGAATGCCTGCCCCGGATTTCCGACTCCCGGATACCGACGGCAAAATGATCTCGTTATCGGACTTCGCCCAGGCCCCCGCTCTCCTCGTGGCTTTCATTTGCAACCATTGCCCGTACGTCAAGCACATCCAAAAAGCCTTCGCCGAACTGGCCAAGGAGTATCAAGCCAAAGGCGTAGCTATCGTGGCCATCAACAGCAACGATCCTGTGGCTTACCCTGAGGACTCCCCGGCGAAAATGAAAGAGGAGAAAGAGCGGCTTGGCTATACCTTCCCTTACCTCTTCGACGAAACCCAAGAGGTGGCGCGCGCCTATCGGGCCGCCTGTACACCGGACTTTTTTGTTTTCGACAAAGAGCGCAAGCTGGTCTATCGCGGCCAGATGGATGATAGCCGTCCGGGAAACGGCAAGCCGAACGATGGCCGGGACCTGCGGGCCGCTCTGGATGCTGTACTCGCGGGCCATAAACCTTCAGTGGATCAGAAACCGAGCATCGGTTGCAACATCAAATGGCGGAATCGATGA
- a CDS encoding heavy metal translocating P-type ATPase, translated as MTQPEPAPRPTSFSLNLADDTLSVPLHLDPVCGMRVNPNQAAAQVQYHQQTFYFCSKHCAQKFQAQPERYLQAPAAESCCALGAAPSTVLPGAPYTCPMHPEIVQDHPGTCPLCGMALEATLPATDTLHEEAETRHLRFLTLWASVLSLPVLLLAMGPMLIGYHGPDGFHLISAIVQGILSTAVVFGCGRLIFTRAWEAARHRTTNMFTLIAIGVLAAWAYSTLALLFPQMFPVTLRSEQGELPLYFEAAAVIVTLVLLGQWLEARGRHKTGEALRSLLRLSPETALRIEVDGAEREVPVALIQVGDRLRIRPGDRIPVDGLVREGHSAVDESLLTGEAMPVEKKPGDPVIGGTLNTEGVLIMEATRVGSDTMLARIIQLVAQAQRSRAPVQQLADRVAAHFVPAVLLIALLTGIAWWAFGPPPAFNAALLHAVAVLIIACPCALGLATPLAVTVGVGRAATLGILIRSAQALEQLAQVDILVLDKTGTLTEGRPRLTDVVVNPPHTPAEVLRWAAALENNSTHPLARTITEAARERGLSWPLVEEFMSAPGRGLRGQVEGKTVVLGTARWVQEHASLSSSWLEQAESLRQQGATVMFCAVEGECVALLAARDPVRSDAAQVVQQLRAEGLHLVMATGDEARTAQAVAQAVQIVEVHAGVLPEDKVALIRRYQQQGHKVAMAGDGINDAPALSAADVGIALGHGADVALEAAPVVLVKGDLPGLLRARRLSCATVRIIRQNLVFAFAYNILGIPLAAGLFVPVLGISLHPMFAALAMSLSSVSVVANALRLRYAP; from the coding sequence ATGACCCAGCCCGAACCTGCTCCGCGCCCGACCAGCTTTTCCCTCAACCTGGCGGATGACACCTTGTCGGTACCATTGCACCTCGACCCGGTTTGTGGCATGCGCGTCAATCCGAACCAGGCGGCTGCCCAAGTGCAATACCACCAGCAAACCTTTTACTTTTGCTCCAAACACTGCGCCCAAAAGTTCCAAGCGCAACCGGAACGCTATCTCCAAGCACCCGCGGCGGAAAGCTGCTGTGCCCTAGGAGCCGCCCCCTCAACAGTCCTGCCCGGCGCCCCTTACACCTGCCCGATGCATCCTGAGATCGTGCAGGACCACCCCGGCACCTGCCCTCTCTGCGGTATGGCTTTGGAAGCGACGCTGCCGGCAACCGATACCCTGCATGAGGAAGCGGAAACCCGACACCTCCGGTTCCTGACCCTTTGGGCCAGCGTGCTCTCCTTGCCTGTCCTGCTCTTGGCGATGGGACCGATGCTCATCGGCTATCACGGCCCCGACGGCTTCCATCTAATCAGCGCCATCGTGCAAGGGATTTTGAGCACGGCGGTGGTATTTGGGTGCGGCCGGCTCATTTTTACCCGCGCTTGGGAAGCAGCCAGGCATCGCACGACCAACATGTTCACCCTCATCGCCATCGGAGTCCTGGCCGCCTGGGCTTACAGCACCCTCGCATTGCTTTTTCCGCAAATGTTCCCCGTGACCTTACGGAGTGAACAGGGAGAATTGCCCCTCTACTTTGAAGCGGCGGCGGTGATCGTTACTCTGGTGCTGCTTGGCCAATGGCTGGAAGCCCGCGGCCGGCACAAAACGGGGGAAGCCTTGCGCAGTCTACTCCGGCTCTCCCCGGAAACCGCTCTCCGCATCGAGGTGGATGGAGCGGAACGCGAAGTGCCCGTAGCTCTCATTCAGGTCGGTGATCGCTTGCGCATCCGGCCGGGGGATCGCATTCCCGTCGATGGCTTGGTGCGCGAAGGTCACAGTGCGGTCGATGAATCCCTGCTGACCGGAGAAGCCATGCCTGTGGAGAAAAAGCCTGGTGATCCGGTCATCGGCGGGACGCTCAACACGGAGGGCGTACTCATCATGGAGGCGACGCGGGTCGGCTCTGACACCATGCTCGCCCGCATCATTCAACTGGTCGCCCAGGCGCAGCGCAGTCGCGCTCCGGTCCAGCAACTGGCCGATCGCGTCGCGGCTCATTTCGTCCCGGCTGTTCTCCTCATCGCCCTGCTGACAGGCATCGCGTGGTGGGCTTTTGGTCCGCCCCCCGCTTTCAATGCAGCCTTGCTTCACGCCGTTGCCGTGCTGATTATTGCCTGTCCCTGTGCATTGGGACTCGCTACTCCCTTAGCAGTCACGGTCGGGGTGGGTCGAGCAGCCACGTTGGGCATCCTGATTCGTTCCGCACAGGCCCTGGAACAATTGGCTCAGGTGGACATTCTGGTACTCGACAAAACAGGGACCCTTACGGAAGGGCGCCCCCGCCTAACCGATGTGGTGGTGAACCCGCCGCATACTCCCGCCGAGGTCCTCCGCTGGGCGGCAGCCCTGGAAAACAACAGCACGCACCCCTTGGCGCGGACCATCACGGAGGCGGCACGCGAACGTGGACTTTCCTGGCCTCTGGTCGAGGAGTTCATGTCTGCTCCAGGGCGCGGCTTGCGCGGGCAAGTCGAAGGGAAAACGGTAGTTCTGGGCACGGCGCGGTGGGTTCAGGAACATGCTTCCCTTTCCTCCTCTTGGCTGGAACAAGCGGAGAGCCTCCGTCAGCAGGGAGCCACAGTTATGTTCTGTGCTGTGGAAGGGGAATGCGTAGCGCTCTTGGCAGCGCGCGATCCTGTACGTTCGGATGCGGCCCAAGTCGTGCAACAGCTTCGTGCGGAGGGACTGCACCTGGTGATGGCCACAGGAGATGAAGCACGTACAGCTCAAGCAGTAGCTCAAGCCGTCCAGATCGTGGAGGTCCATGCCGGCGTGCTGCCGGAGGATAAGGTCGCGCTCATCCGCCGCTACCAGCAGCAGGGACATAAGGTGGCTATGGCCGGCGACGGCATCAATGATGCACCCGCCCTCAGCGCCGCCGATGTGGGAATCGCTTTAGGACACGGGGCCGATGTCGCCCTGGAAGCGGCCCCCGTCGTGCTCGTCAAAGGCGACCTCCCCGGCCTCCTCCGCGCCCGCCGACTCAGTTGCGCCACCGTCCGGATTATCCGCCAAAATCTGGTCTTCGCCTTCGCTTACAACATCCTTGGCATTCCTCTAGCGGCGGGTCTGTTCGTTCCCGTGCTAGGAATTTCGCTCCATCCGATGTTCGCCGCCTTGGCCATGAGCCTGAGTTCCGTCTCAGTGGTCGCCAACGCCCTGCGGTTGCGCTATGCCCCGTGA
- a CDS encoding DUF6263 family protein, which yields MQQSMSFMGQDIDMKIKAETVIRYRIKEAKKDATVVEMTFLRQKMEMDGPVAFPGMDVGEKLKNITFTFTVDDKWNVVKFEGYDKFLQALAGEDPMIATLLRSVLSESVIRRSFGETFSLAPDKPLAVGESWQRKDKMPLGPLGNVEVNTRYKLEDVRGSLARLSIGGEMKWTSGDDGMAPKLPFKISDADIKTDKFDGTATFDLNKGRLESAQLNMSLKGSLTVAVADQKLTMDLKQQTQTVTKIVDKNPVTD from the coding sequence ATGCAGCAATCGATGTCCTTCATGGGTCAAGACATCGACATGAAAATCAAAGCTGAAACGGTCATCCGTTACCGGATTAAGGAGGCCAAAAAGGATGCCACCGTGGTGGAGATGACATTCCTGCGGCAAAAGATGGAAATGGACGGCCCGGTGGCATTTCCGGGTATGGATGTCGGCGAAAAGCTGAAAAACATCACCTTCACCTTCACCGTGGATGACAAGTGGAACGTCGTGAAATTCGAGGGTTATGACAAATTCCTCCAGGCGCTTGCCGGAGAAGACCCCATGATCGCCACCCTTCTTCGCTCGGTCCTCTCTGAATCAGTCATTCGTCGATCCTTTGGAGAAACGTTCTCACTTGCCCCGGACAAGCCTTTGGCAGTTGGGGAAAGCTGGCAGCGCAAAGACAAAATGCCTCTCGGACCCCTCGGAAACGTGGAGGTCAACACCCGCTACAAATTGGAAGATGTTCGTGGCTCTCTCGCCCGGCTGTCCATCGGGGGAGAGATGAAATGGACGAGCGGCGATGATGGTATGGCCCCGAAACTCCCCTTCAAAATCTCCGACGCCGACATCAAGACCGATAAGTTCGACGGCACCGCCACGTTCGATCTCAACAAGGGACGCCTCGAAAGCGCCCAACTGAACATGAGCCTCAAAGGGAGCCTGACCGTTGCCGTTGCGGATCAAAAACTGACTATGGACTTGAAACAGCAAACACAAACGGTGACGAAGATCGTGGATAAGAATCCTGTGACTGATTAG
- a CDS encoding tetratricopeptide repeat protein translates to MRGMASVEVATALGIVRPLVLRIGASLLMVTALVALAAQGAMTVLWGRWRAGESIDDSARQVREWVEKAYQAEEAGDPSAAEQALREAFWQTADPGQVAFHWGLVEYHRKRYREAELWFERVLADPECPRERLGRAWYNRGVCLLQRGGDASTYRLAIVCFQRALDSGGLDAVRTADARYHLELAKQLWDEVRRRDDLQRQKHLPPSSEEELPAPHLSPPPDRSAGASASGDRASQPSPTAPGLPPLPRLGSPPAESPPSQATIPLAGAGNLEPLRDTSTVQPLTPEDTLVYLRQTAERLKRDRQQLLRTLYGPERLDLRDW, encoded by the coding sequence ATGCGAGGGATGGCCTCGGTAGAGGTCGCGACAGCCCTGGGAATTGTCCGCCCTCTGGTTTTGCGGATCGGGGCGAGTTTGTTGATGGTGACAGCTTTGGTAGCCCTTGCGGCTCAAGGGGCGATGACTGTCCTCTGGGGAAGGTGGCGGGCGGGTGAGTCCATCGATGACTCGGCACGGCAAGTCCGGGAGTGGGTGGAGAAAGCCTATCAGGCGGAAGAGGCCGGGGACCCCTCTGCTGCGGAGCAGGCTTTGCGAGAGGCCTTCTGGCAGACCGCTGACCCTGGTCAAGTCGCCTTTCACTGGGGATTGGTGGAATATCATCGGAAGCGCTATCGGGAAGCGGAATTGTGGTTTGAGCGCGTGTTAGCGGACCCGGAGTGCCCGCGGGAGCGGTTGGGCCGGGCCTGGTACAATCGGGGCGTATGCCTCTTGCAACGAGGAGGTGATGCCTCAACCTACCGCCTGGCAATTGTCTGTTTTCAGCGGGCGCTGGATAGCGGCGGACTCGATGCAGTTCGGACTGCCGATGCCCGCTATCACCTGGAACTGGCAAAGCAGCTTTGGGATGAAGTGAGGCGACGGGACGACCTTCAACGTCAGAAGCATTTGCCACCGTCCAGCGAGGAGGAACTTCCTGCACCGCATCTCAGCCCGCCGCCGGACAGGAGCGCAGGAGCTTCTGCCTCTGGAGATAGGGCCAGCCAGCCATCCCCGACCGCGCCGGGACTGCCCCCGCTTCCTCGCCTCGGGTCCCCGCCGGCGGAGTCTCCACCTTCCCAAGCTACCATCCCTCTAGCGGGAGCGGGCAATCTGGAACCACTCCGAGATACCAGCACTGTCCAGCCCCTGACACCTGAAGATACTCTGGTTTATCTCCGGCAAACCGCGGAACGCCTGAAACGGGATCGGCAGCAGTTGCTTCGCACCCTTTATGGGCCAGAGCGCCTGGACCTGCGCGATTGGTGA